In Pelagibius sp. CAU 1746, the following proteins share a genomic window:
- a CDS encoding FixH family protein, translating into MMAQNSDFVLTGRHVFFGVVAMFGAIIAVNLVFVYLALDTFTGVTRENPYQDGLAYNKVLEARETLHELGWQGSVTFSKAGSKAGGGTDSVTVTLTDGAGEPLSGLILSGRLRRPTHEGMDQTLAWREDSPGTYGTTVALPGRGNWDLEVTASDGRNPPFEMKTRLWFE; encoded by the coding sequence ATGATGGCGCAGAACAGCGACTTCGTTCTGACCGGCAGACATGTCTTCTTCGGCGTGGTGGCGATGTTCGGCGCGATCATCGCGGTGAACCTCGTCTTCGTCTATCTGGCGCTCGACACCTTCACCGGCGTGACGCGGGAGAACCCCTACCAGGACGGCCTCGCCTACAACAAGGTGCTGGAGGCGCGCGAAACCCTGCACGAACTGGGCTGGCAGGGCAGCGTCACTTTCTCCAAAGCCGGCTCCAAGGCCGGCGGCGGCACCGACAGCGTGACCGTTACGCTGACCGACGGCGCCGGCGAACCGCTCAGCGGCCTGATCCTGTCAGGCAGGCTGCGCCGGCCGACCCATGAAGGGATGGACCAGACGCTGGCCTGGCGCGAGGACTCCCCCGGCACCTACGGCACCACGGTGGCCTTGCCGGGGCGCGGCAACTGGGACCTGGAGGTCACCGCCAGCGACGGCCGCAACCCGCCCTTCGAAATGAAGACAAGGCTATGGTTCGAGTAA
- the ccoG gene encoding cytochrome c oxidase accessory protein CcoG yields the protein MADHAVVQEATAKPADRREGVERSDAEPVNKKERRSLYQKRIKIYPRLARGSFRRLKWGVMAVTLAIYYLTPWIRWDRGPNAPDQAVLIDFPGRRFYFFFIEIWPQEVYYLTGLLILAAIGLFLITSLAGRVWCGYTCPQTVWTDLFIAVERIFQGDRASRIRMDKSPWSGGKIWRKAATHVAWVAIAAGTGGAWVFYFADAPTLAQQLVTFDAPAVAYVTIATLTATTYLLGGLAREQVCTYMCPWPRIQGGLLDEESLVITYHEDRGEPRGARKKGTHPTDLGDCIDCNQCVAVCPMGIDIRDGQQLECITCALCIDACNDVMDKVGLPRNLISYDTLANVERVRAGEKPRLHLIRPRTLIYSGIIAVVALIMLFTLVTRSDLDVNILRDRNPLFVTLSDGSIRNGYTVKIINKQHAERHFTLAVEGLPGASIDVVGNDVTAADLQVSPDDLESYRVFVSAPRDSLEDGSADLRFLITDKADGAQVTYDSVFRGPK from the coding sequence ATGGCTGATCATGCGGTTGTGCAGGAAGCCACCGCGAAACCGGCAGACAGAAGAGAAGGCGTAGAACGCTCAGACGCTGAACCGGTCAACAAGAAAGAGCGGCGCTCCCTCTACCAGAAGCGGATAAAAATCTATCCGCGGCTGGCCAGGGGGAGCTTCCGCCGCCTCAAGTGGGGCGTCATGGCGGTGACGCTCGCCATCTATTACCTGACACCCTGGATTCGCTGGGACCGCGGGCCGAACGCGCCCGATCAGGCGGTACTGATCGATTTCCCGGGACGGCGGTTCTATTTCTTCTTCATCGAGATCTGGCCTCAGGAGGTCTACTACCTCACCGGCCTGCTGATCCTGGCCGCCATCGGGCTGTTCCTCATCACCTCCCTGGCCGGGCGGGTATGGTGCGGCTACACCTGTCCGCAGACGGTCTGGACCGACCTCTTCATCGCCGTGGAGCGCATCTTCCAGGGCGATCGCGCCTCGCGCATCCGCATGGACAAGTCGCCGTGGAGCGGCGGCAAGATCTGGCGCAAGGCGGCGACCCACGTCGCCTGGGTAGCGATCGCCGCCGGCACCGGCGGCGCCTGGGTCTTTTACTTCGCCGACGCGCCGACCCTGGCGCAGCAACTGGTGACCTTCGACGCCCCGGCGGTGGCCTACGTCACCATCGCCACGCTGACCGCAACCACCTACCTTCTGGGCGGCCTGGCCCGCGAGCAGGTCTGCACCTACATGTGCCCCTGGCCGCGCATTCAAGGCGGCCTCTTGGACGAAGAGTCCCTGGTCATCACCTATCACGAGGACCGCGGCGAACCGCGCGGCGCGCGCAAGAAGGGCACCCATCCGACCGACCTGGGCGACTGTATCGACTGCAACCAGTGCGTCGCCGTCTGCCCCATGGGCATCGACATCCGCGACGGCCAGCAACTGGAGTGCATCACCTGCGCGCTCTGCATCGACGCCTGCAACGACGTGATGGACAAGGTCGGCTTGCCGCGCAACCTCATCTCCTACGACACCTTGGCCAACGTGGAGCGGGTGCGTGCCGGCGAGAAGCCGCGCCTGCACCTCATCCGGCCGCGCACCCTGATCTACAGCGGCATCATCGCGGTGGTCGCCCTGATCATGCTGTTCACCCTGGTGACGCGCAGCGACCTGGACGTGAACATCCTGCGCGACCGCAATCCGCTCTTCGTCACGCTGTCGGACGGCTCCATCCGCAACGGCTACACCGTGAAGATCATCAACAAGCAGCACGCCGAGCGTCACTTCACCCTGGCGGTGGAAGGCCTGCCCGGCGCCAGCATCGATGTCGTCGGCAACGACGTCACGGCCGCCGACCTGCAGGTCAGTCCCGACGACCTGGAAAGCTACCGGGTCTTCGTCTCCGCGCCGCGCGACAGCCTGGAGGACGGCTCCGCCGACTTGCGGTTCCTCATCACCGACAAGGCCGACGGCGCCCAGGTGACCTACGACTCCGTCTTCAGAGGACCGAAATGA